In the genome of Enterococcus sp. DIV2402, the window ACCTATGAAACCTATTATTGAATTAAATAATCTTACATTCAAATATCAACGAACGGATGCTCGTCCGGCTTTAGAAGATGTTTCGCTATCGATTAACCAAGGCGAATGGGTGGCAATTATTGGTCACAATGGTTCAGGCAAATCAACCCTAGCAAAAACAATTAATGGCTTATTACTTCCTGAAAGTGGTTCAGTGAAAGTTGGATCGAAAGAATTAAATGAAGAAAATATTTGGTCTGTCCGCAAAATGGTAGGAATGGTGTTTCAAAATCCTGATAACCAATTTGTGGGTGCTACGGTTGAAGATGATGTGGCATTTGGAATGGAAAATCAAGGCGTACCGCGTGATGAAATGATTGAACGTGTAAAAAACGCACTTGAACAAGTTCGGATGTCTGAGTTTGCCACTAAGGAACCTGTTCGTTTATCTGGTGGTCAAAAACAACGAGTAGCGATTGCTGGCGTAGTGGCTTTACGTCCAGATATTATTATTTTAGATGAAGCTACCAGTATGTTAGATCCAGAAGGTCGTGAAGAAGTTATTGCGACCATTAAAAAGATTAAGGAAGAAAATAATTTGACCGTTCTTTCTATTACGCATGATATTGACGAGGCGGCAA includes:
- a CDS encoding energy-coupling factor ABC transporter ATP-binding protein — protein: MKPIIELNNLTFKYQRTDARPALEDVSLSINQGEWVAIIGHNGSGKSTLAKTINGLLLPESGSVKVGSKELNEENIWSVRKMVGMVFQNPDNQFVGATVEDDVAFGMENQGVPRDEMIERVKNALEQVRMSEFATKEPVRLSGGQKQRVAIAGVVALRPDIIILDEATSMLDPEGREEVIATIKKIKEENNLTVLSITHDIDEAANANRVLVMRQGQLVDEGTPEKIFSAGPKLVEMGLDLPFPEKLKQSLKQRGVDVPQNYLTEEGMVDWLWTSILKK